In Roseimicrobium gellanilyticum, the following are encoded in one genomic region:
- a CDS encoding acyltransferase family protein gives MKQYWKSLDGLRAIAVGIVMLAHVIGWPHFTGGIGVDIFFVLSGFLITGILSGEFQRYGSISRKNFYIRRLLRLSPCLVACVLLFVILSLVSLGSVRMDIFIISLTYTSNFARALFGYDLQHMGHCWSLAIEEQYYLVWPLAIVALERHLETNLNKFLVLLSFALALALYRAAMVGTFGAERIYFGLDTHMDGLVLGSSLSYLVQFLSSIEDRKALDVFFKRVSRIALPISILITLGLMFLSWYSPWMGRLGFTLAAMAACVVVLDLVASPFSLFRNLLENRVLTYCGKISYGLYLYHYPIYYFVNDAFRPLEWVYRVPIKVLSTFAIASLSYHLLEKPILSLKKHFEHEKRN, from the coding sequence CACTTCACCGGAGGCATAGGAGTAGACATTTTCTTTGTGCTGAGCGGTTTCCTGATCACAGGGATTCTTTCTGGAGAATTTCAGCGATATGGTTCCATCAGCCGAAAGAATTTCTACATTCGAAGACTTCTTCGGTTGAGTCCCTGCTTGGTGGCCTGCGTGCTCCTCTTCGTTATCCTCTCCCTTGTCTCGTTGGGTTCGGTAAGAATGGATATTTTTATCATCTCCCTTACATATACAAGCAATTTTGCGCGGGCATTGTTTGGATACGACCTGCAACACATGGGGCATTGCTGGTCCCTGGCCATTGAAGAGCAATATTACCTCGTATGGCCGCTGGCGATAGTTGCTCTGGAACGTCATCTGGAAACAAACTTGAACAAGTTTCTGGTTTTGCTGAGCTTTGCCCTTGCTCTCGCCCTCTACAGAGCGGCCATGGTGGGTACTTTTGGCGCAGAAAGAATATACTTCGGGCTTGATACCCACATGGATGGCTTGGTCCTGGGCTCTTCCCTGTCCTATTTGGTGCAGTTTCTATCCAGCATAGAGGACCGGAAAGCGCTGGATGTTTTCTTTAAACGGGTAAGTAGAATCGCCCTCCCCATTAGTATCCTGATAACTCTTGGGCTGATGTTTCTCTCATGGTATAGCCCCTGGATGGGCCGCCTTGGATTTACGCTGGCGGCAATGGCAGCTTGTGTAGTGGTTCTGGACCTGGTGGCCTCTCCCTTTTCGTTGTTCCGAAATCTTCTGGAGAATCGGGTGCTTACCTACTGTGGGAAAATATCATATGGTCTGTACCTTTACCATTATCCCATTTATTACTTTGTGAACGATGCGTTCAGGCCTCTGGAATGGGTGTATCGTGTCCCCATCAAGGTTCTATCCACCTTTGCGATCGCCTCTCTTTCTTATCACCTCCTCGAAAAGCCCATTCTCTCTTTGAAAAAGCATTTTGAGCATGAGAAGAGGAATTGA
- the mntR gene encoding transcriptional regulator MntR, whose amino-acid sequence MPAARKTTPANGQSRASEDCLEQIHNLIETKGYARVVDIARNLGISQASVTNMIQKLDAEGCVIYERYRGVTLTPEGKKVGQAIARRHDVLSRLLTGFGLDAETVHRDVEGMEHHMSKSTLKVLTLILEELEGNAELLKKLRRKME is encoded by the coding sequence ATGCCCGCCGCCCGCAAAACCACTCCAGCCAACGGACAATCCCGCGCCAGCGAGGATTGCCTGGAGCAGATTCATAACCTCATCGAAACCAAGGGCTACGCCCGCGTAGTGGACATCGCACGCAATCTCGGCATCTCCCAGGCCAGCGTGACGAACATGATCCAGAAACTGGACGCCGAGGGCTGCGTCATCTACGAGCGCTACCGCGGCGTGACCCTCACCCCCGAGGGAAAAAAAGTCGGCCAGGCCATCGCCCGCCGCCACGACGTCCTCTCGCGTCTGCTCACCGGCTTCGGCCTCGACGCGGAAACCGTGCACCGGGACGTGGAGGGCATGGAGCACCACATGAGCAAGAGCACACTGAAGGTGCTCACGTTGATCCTGGAGGAGCTCGAAGGAAATGCCGAGCTGCTGAAGAAGCTGAGAAGGAAGATGGAGTAG
- a CDS encoding metal ABC transporter solute-binding protein, Zn/Mn family, with protein MKYFSLVPTLAALAGLVLASCKPTPPQPSDGKLSVVTTTTMITDMVKEIGGDQVRVEALMGPGVDPHLYKPTAEDARKLREAKATFYNGLMLEGRMQELFEKSKKDGGKVYELGSAINEANRKHADGDHYDPHVWGDPRLWVLCVDVVVKGLSETDPAHAADYAKRGAETKASYTAAFEWCQQRVSQIPPESRVLITSHDAFAYFGDAFGFQVVGVQGISTVTEAGLADVAKAVDFIKSKNVKAIFVESSVPHATIERISKDSGAKIGGELFSDALGTPGDMKDVGGEKVDQGTYVGMIKSNVHTVVEALK; from the coding sequence ATGAAATACTTTTCTCTTGTCCCAACACTGGCCGCCCTCGCCGGACTGGTGCTGGCCTCGTGCAAACCGACCCCTCCGCAGCCGTCTGACGGCAAACTCTCCGTGGTGACTACCACGACCATGATCACGGACATGGTGAAGGAAATCGGCGGAGATCAGGTTCGGGTAGAGGCTCTCATGGGACCGGGCGTGGACCCGCATCTGTACAAGCCCACCGCGGAGGACGCCCGCAAGCTCCGCGAGGCCAAGGCGACTTTTTACAACGGTCTGATGCTGGAGGGGCGGATGCAGGAGCTTTTTGAGAAGTCCAAAAAGGACGGCGGGAAGGTCTATGAACTCGGCTCCGCCATCAACGAGGCGAACCGCAAGCACGCGGATGGCGACCACTATGATCCCCACGTCTGGGGCGACCCTCGCCTGTGGGTGCTCTGCGTGGACGTGGTGGTGAAGGGCCTGAGCGAGACGGATCCCGCCCATGCCGCGGACTACGCCAAGCGAGGCGCTGAGACCAAGGCCAGCTACACGGCCGCCTTTGAGTGGTGTCAGCAGCGCGTTTCGCAGATTCCGCCGGAGTCGAGGGTGCTCATCACGAGCCATGATGCCTTTGCCTATTTTGGCGATGCCTTTGGGTTCCAGGTGGTTGGGGTGCAGGGCATCTCGACGGTCACGGAAGCTGGCCTGGCGGACGTGGCCAAGGCGGTGGATTTCATCAAGAGCAAGAATGTGAAGGCCATCTTTGTGGAGTCCTCCGTGCCGCATGCCACCATTGAGCGCATCAGCAAGGACAGCGGTGCGAAGATCGGCGGTGAACTCTTCTCCGATGCGCTCGGCACGCCGGGGGACATGAAGGACGTCGGAGGCGAGAAGGTCGACCAGGGAACCTATGTCGGCATGATCAAGAGCAACGTGCACACCGTCGTGGAGGCGCTGAAGTAG
- a CDS encoding transporter, with product MRVSILFLSLFPVVCQALEPASPPDKSSYTLLNPTPREFMREMSTDRPDTTESAYSVDAGHFQVESTLFGFAKDGGVEGFTFAESNFKLGLTNNTDLQLVVPFYEHVRGDGVDEGGIGDLQVRWKWNLLGNDQGDIALAVMPFIKAPTASHDLGNDKVEGGVILPLAVTLNDTFSFGTMFEVDWVYDDVRDGYEVDFVNTIVLGIELSERWGSFVEFISVATTRAEASWEGYAKAGVTFAVSDDFVLDAGAAVGVNDAAEDFGAFVGFSWRH from the coding sequence ATGAGAGTATCTATCTTGTTCCTTTCGCTCTTCCCGGTGGTGTGCCAGGCACTCGAGCCGGCCTCGCCGCCTGACAAATCCAGCTACACATTGCTGAATCCTACGCCGCGCGAATTCATGCGTGAGATGAGTACGGATCGGCCAGACACCACGGAGAGTGCGTACTCGGTGGATGCGGGCCACTTCCAGGTGGAGTCGACGTTGTTCGGCTTTGCCAAGGACGGCGGTGTGGAGGGCTTTACGTTTGCGGAATCCAACTTCAAACTAGGCCTCACAAACAACACCGACCTCCAGCTGGTGGTTCCCTTCTATGAGCACGTGCGCGGGGATGGTGTGGATGAGGGTGGCATTGGCGATTTGCAGGTGCGCTGGAAGTGGAATCTCCTGGGTAATGACCAGGGTGACATCGCGCTCGCTGTCATGCCTTTCATCAAGGCGCCCACGGCAAGCCACGACCTGGGCAATGACAAGGTGGAGGGGGGTGTGATCCTCCCACTGGCGGTGACGTTGAACGACACCTTCAGCTTTGGTACCATGTTCGAAGTGGACTGGGTGTACGATGACGTGCGTGATGGTTACGAAGTGGATTTCGTAAACACCATCGTGTTGGGCATCGAACTCTCTGAGCGCTGGGGTTCCTTTGTGGAATTCATCAGCGTGGCAACCACCCGGGCCGAAGCTTCGTGGGAGGGTTATGCGAAAGCCGGTGTCACTTTTGCTGTCTCGGACGATTTCGTATTGGACGCCGGCGCTGCTGTTGGCGTGAATGATGCAGCGGAGGACTTTGGTGCTTTCGTAGGCTTTTCTTGGAGGCATTAG
- a CDS encoding metal ABC transporter ATP-binding protein: MSEPLTPALELHDLTVSYQKKPVLYGVDLQIPEGSLVGLIGPNGAGKSTLIRAVMGLLPLSSGWVKVFGQPFKDARKRVGYVPQREEVDWDFPVNVMDVVLMGRYGKLGLFKRPGKEDREKAREALDKVSMLPFAGRQISNLSGGQQQRVFLARALAQESDLYLMDEPFAGVDAATERAIIALLQELKSRGKTILVVHHDLTTAREYFDRLVLLNMRVVATGPTEQIFNAELLQKTYGGKLTLLSDVTSELARSERGERG; this comes from the coding sequence ATGAGCGAACCCCTGACCCCGGCACTGGAGCTTCACGATCTCACGGTTTCTTACCAGAAGAAGCCTGTGCTCTATGGCGTGGATCTTCAGATTCCGGAGGGGTCGCTCGTAGGACTCATCGGTCCCAATGGCGCGGGAAAGAGCACGCTCATCCGTGCCGTGATGGGGCTGCTGCCGCTCTCGAGTGGCTGGGTGAAGGTCTTCGGCCAGCCGTTCAAGGATGCCCGCAAGCGTGTCGGCTACGTGCCGCAGCGTGAGGAGGTGGATTGGGACTTTCCCGTGAACGTCATGGACGTGGTGCTCATGGGAAGGTACGGGAAGTTGGGGCTCTTCAAGCGGCCGGGCAAGGAGGACCGCGAAAAGGCCCGTGAAGCGCTCGACAAGGTCTCCATGCTTCCTTTTGCTGGAAGACAGATCTCCAACCTCAGCGGTGGCCAGCAGCAGCGGGTGTTCCTTGCACGAGCGCTGGCGCAGGAAAGTGACCTGTATCTCATGGATGAGCCCTTCGCCGGGGTGGATGCGGCTACGGAGCGCGCCATCATTGCGTTGCTCCAGGAGCTGAAATCCCGAGGCAAGACCATCCTGGTGGTCCATCATGATCTCACGACGGCGCGGGAATACTTTGACCGGCTGGTGTTGCTGAACATGCGCGTGGTGGCCACGGGTCCCACGGAGCAGATATTCAATGCGGAGCTGTTGCAGAAAACCTACGGTGGCAAGCTCACCCTGCTGAGCGATGTCACGAGCGAACTGGCGCGTAGCGAAAGGGGGGAGCGGGGATGA
- a CDS encoding metal ABC transporter permease, whose translation MISRFARHGRKILMLLLLALVVASPAHAARIGDVTDTNAWEQALRFFSFRDDGLRVALAGCMLLGLNCGLLGGFIVVRRLSLVGDTLSHAVLPGVALGFLWNMSKHPVAILVGATLVGGLAMLVVNVITRTTKLKQDTALGLVLSSFFAIGLCLVSIIQQLPTGNKSGLDKFFFGQAAAISEGDLWLLSGTSLVSLTFLAVCYRGLLTLSFHRGYGETLGLPMSWLHHVLMLLTSFAVVTAMQAVGVVLVSAMLIIPAATAYLLTDRMHRLLVYAAVLGVLTAALGAFFSFLGNNLPTGPFMVLAGAVFFLAAFFLSPRHGWLVRLWRQRSRRLRTERENTLKAMHRVLENRQFHGESVSLLELAQLRRETLEESRLRALELQRAHLATLSEGGKELHFTPQGWQQAQAIVRNHRLWELYLTNIMQFESDHVHDEAEKIEHILGADAVRELERKLAFPQTDPHGRKIPGVREADMAPQPTSDLTGYKS comes from the coding sequence ATGATATCCAGGTTCGCAAGGCACGGGCGCAAGATCCTGATGCTGCTGTTGCTGGCATTGGTGGTCGCAAGTCCCGCGCACGCTGCACGGATTGGCGATGTGACGGACACCAATGCGTGGGAGCAGGCCCTGCGTTTCTTCAGTTTCCGTGACGATGGCCTGCGTGTGGCGTTGGCTGGTTGCATGCTGTTGGGGTTGAACTGCGGCCTGCTTGGCGGGTTCATCGTGGTGCGTCGTCTCTCGCTCGTGGGAGATACACTTTCACATGCAGTGCTCCCCGGGGTGGCACTGGGTTTCCTGTGGAACATGAGCAAGCACCCCGTGGCCATCCTGGTGGGCGCTACCTTGGTTGGCGGCCTGGCCATGCTGGTGGTGAATGTCATCACGCGCACTACGAAGCTGAAGCAGGACACGGCGCTGGGTCTCGTGCTCTCGTCATTCTTCGCGATTGGCTTGTGTCTGGTATCCATCATCCAGCAGTTGCCCACAGGGAACAAAAGCGGCCTGGACAAATTCTTCTTCGGCCAGGCGGCCGCGATCTCGGAGGGTGACCTGTGGCTGTTGTCCGGCACTTCGCTGGTGTCGCTCACATTCCTCGCAGTGTGTTATCGAGGCCTCCTCACGCTGAGTTTTCATCGCGGTTATGGGGAGACGCTCGGCCTGCCCATGAGCTGGCTGCATCACGTCCTCATGCTTCTCACCTCGTTCGCGGTGGTGACCGCGATGCAGGCAGTGGGAGTCGTGCTCGTCTCCGCCATGCTCATCATTCCTGCGGCCACGGCGTATCTGCTCACCGATCGCATGCACCGGCTGCTGGTGTATGCGGCGGTTCTGGGCGTGCTCACGGCGGCGTTGGGAGCCTTCTTCTCGTTCCTTGGAAACAATCTGCCCACGGGGCCTTTCATGGTACTCGCGGGAGCGGTGTTCTTCCTGGCGGCGTTCTTCCTGAGTCCCCGTCACGGCTGGCTGGTGAGGCTGTGGCGACAGCGTTCCCGTCGTCTTCGCACCGAGCGTGAGAATACGCTCAAGGCAATGCATCGTGTTCTGGAGAACCGCCAGTTTCACGGAGAGTCCGTGTCGCTGCTGGAGCTGGCCCAGCTCCGCCGTGAAACGCTTGAGGAAAGCCGGCTTCGGGCGCTTGAGCTGCAGCGTGCGCATCTGGCCACCCTGAGTGAGGGCGGCAAGGAATTGCACTTCACCCCGCAGGGCTGGCAGCAGGCGCAGGCCATTGTGCGGAATCACCGGCTGTGGGAGCTTTACCTCACGAACATCATGCAGTTCGAGTCGGACCATGTGCATGATGAGGCGGAGAAGATCGAGCACATCCTCGGTGCGGACGCGGTGCGCGAGCTCGAGCGCAAGCTGGCGTTCCCGCAGACCGATCCGCACGGGCGTAAGATTCCGGGCGTGCGCGAGGCAGACATGGCCCCGCAGCCAACCTCGGACCTCACCGGTTACAAGTCATGA
- a CDS encoding metal ABC transporter permease, which produces MSQLIPAFDFHRMVVSPWTDAIDVYGWMVLMAFLVTATCGLVGNYLILRRMALVGDAISHSVLPGLAVAYLATGALSIPIMFAGALGAGLLTTGLIEFIHTRSRIKADAAIGITFCTLFALGVVIINVFASRVHLDTDCVLYGELSYLSRGADEIAPQEVLVMGGVAIVVALLIALFYKELLVSSFDASLSASLGFPPKLIHLALMAVLSIVIVSAFESVGAILVIATLILPGATAQLISSRLSACLWLSVVFAAISSVLGLHLSLWIGSSMAAAVVVSGTGLFVLAWLFGPHGLLRSRAATHNAIDGGKEVSSAGRVTE; this is translated from the coding sequence ATGAGCCAGTTGATCCCAGCTTTCGATTTTCACCGTATGGTGGTCTCGCCATGGACGGATGCGATCGATGTGTACGGGTGGATGGTGCTCATGGCCTTCCTCGTCACTGCCACGTGCGGCCTGGTGGGGAATTATCTCATCCTGCGTCGCATGGCGTTGGTGGGAGACGCCATCAGCCACAGTGTGCTTCCGGGTCTGGCCGTGGCTTATCTTGCCACGGGCGCGTTGTCGATTCCCATCATGTTTGCCGGGGCGCTGGGAGCCGGGCTTCTCACCACGGGGCTTATTGAATTCATCCACACGCGCTCCCGCATCAAGGCGGACGCGGCCATCGGCATCACGTTCTGCACCCTGTTCGCGCTCGGTGTGGTGATCATCAATGTCTTTGCCTCGCGCGTGCACCTGGACACCGATTGCGTGTTGTACGGCGAGCTGAGCTATCTCAGCCGTGGTGCGGATGAAATCGCTCCGCAGGAAGTGCTGGTGATGGGTGGGGTGGCTATTGTCGTGGCACTTTTGATCGCGCTCTTCTACAAGGAACTGCTTGTCAGCTCGTTCGATGCATCACTGTCGGCATCGCTGGGCTTCCCTCCCAAGCTCATCCACCTCGCACTCATGGCGGTGCTTTCCATTGTGATTGTGTCGGCGTTTGAAAGCGTGGGGGCCATCCTGGTGATTGCCACGCTCATCCTGCCGGGTGCCACGGCGCAGCTTATTAGTTCCCGGCTTTCCGCCTGTCTGTGGCTGAGTGTGGTCTTTGCGGCCATCAGCTCGGTGCTTGGTTTGCATCTCAGTCTGTGGATCGGCAGCTCCATGGCGGCCGCGGTGGTGGTGTCGGGGACAGGATTGTTCGTCCTGGCGTGGCTGTTTGGCCCCCATGGATTGCTGCGCAGTCGTGCGGCGACCCACAATGCGATCGATGGGGGAAAGGAAGTTTCGTCCGCCGGTAGGGTGACGGAATAG
- a CDS encoding HAD family hydrolase has translation MQHLGFIFDWDGVVIDSHAQHEESWGLLFDELGRDMPEDFFKRTFGMRNQQIIPEWFDFVDASDLETIARLGGRKEELYRDILRRDGLQALPGVHDLLEELQNLGIPAAVGSSTPRVNIDFVMDMIGLSGMFTASVTAEDVTAGKPDPQVFLKAAEGIQREPKNCIVFEDAYVGIEAGKRAGMKVVGVATTHPRHTLTDADVALPNLDGVTVSSLLGALGIQR, from the coding sequence ATGCAGCATTTGGGATTCATCTTCGATTGGGACGGCGTGGTCATCGATTCGCACGCCCAGCATGAGGAAAGCTGGGGCCTTCTCTTCGACGAGTTGGGCCGCGACATGCCGGAGGACTTCTTCAAGCGCACCTTCGGCATGCGGAATCAGCAGATCATCCCCGAGTGGTTCGACTTCGTAGACGCGTCCGACCTCGAGACTATTGCCCGCCTCGGTGGCCGCAAGGAGGAGCTGTATCGGGATATCCTGCGCCGGGATGGACTTCAGGCCTTGCCGGGGGTGCACGACCTCCTTGAGGAACTGCAGAACCTTGGAATCCCTGCGGCCGTGGGTTCGTCCACTCCCCGGGTGAACATCGACTTCGTCATGGATATGATCGGGCTGTCCGGCATGTTCACCGCCAGCGTCACGGCAGAGGACGTCACCGCCGGTAAGCCGGATCCGCAGGTCTTCTTGAAAGCGGCAGAAGGCATCCAGCGGGAGCCCAAGAACTGCATTGTATTCGAAGATGCCTACGTTGGCATCGAGGCAGGCAAGCGTGCGGGCATGAAAGTTGTGGGCGTGGCTACCACGCACCCGCGCCATACACTCACGGATGCGGACGTTGCCCTGCCGAACCTCGATGGTGTCACCGTGAGCAGCCTGCTGGGCGCGCTGGGCATTCAGCGATAG
- a CDS encoding AURKAIP1/COX24 domain-containing protein has protein sequence MGSLKKRRKTKINKHKRKKRMKANRHKKRLRYKA, from the coding sequence ATGGGCTCGCTCAAGAAGCGTCGTAAGACGAAAATCAACAAACACAAACGCAAGAAGCGCATGAAGGCCAACCGCCACAAGAAGCGCTTGCGTTACAAGGCGTAG
- the hisG gene encoding ATP phosphoribosyltransferase, with product MADNSTQKNILRLGLPKGSLQEPTLDLFNRSGYNIVVNSRSYRPSVDDPELEIRLLRAQEIGRYVDHGFLDCGITGKDWIAENAADVEVITDLRYSKATSMPTRWVLVVPEDSSIRTVKDLQGKRIATEAIGLTRAYLDRNGVQAELEFSWGATEVKVPEMVDAIVDITETGSSLRANKLRIVDTLMESYPQFVSSKPAYSDPWKREKMQRLSMLLNGALEARYKVGVKMNLPEHKLENMLHALPSLRRPTISQLAGGGWVAIETIIDESVVREIIPQLKALGAEGIIEYPLNKVVH from the coding sequence ATGGCGGACAACAGCACCCAGAAGAACATCCTCCGGCTCGGACTGCCCAAAGGCAGCCTCCAGGAGCCGACCTTGGATCTCTTCAACCGTTCTGGATACAACATCGTCGTCAACAGCCGCTCCTACCGCCCCAGCGTGGATGATCCGGAACTGGAGATCCGCTTGCTGCGCGCCCAGGAAATCGGTCGCTACGTCGACCATGGGTTCCTCGACTGCGGCATCACCGGAAAGGACTGGATTGCGGAGAATGCTGCTGACGTTGAGGTGATTACAGACCTGCGTTACAGCAAGGCCACTTCCATGCCCACCCGCTGGGTGCTGGTTGTCCCCGAGGACTCCTCTATCCGGACCGTCAAAGACCTTCAGGGCAAGCGCATCGCAACCGAGGCCATCGGTCTCACCCGTGCCTACCTTGACCGCAACGGCGTTCAGGCGGAGCTCGAGTTCTCTTGGGGTGCTACCGAAGTGAAGGTCCCCGAAATGGTAGACGCCATCGTGGACATCACAGAGACCGGTTCCTCCCTGCGTGCGAACAAGTTGCGCATCGTGGACACGCTGATGGAGAGCTACCCGCAGTTCGTCAGCAGCAAGCCGGCCTACTCGGATCCCTGGAAGCGCGAAAAGATGCAGCGTCTCTCGATGCTGCTGAATGGAGCCCTCGAAGCCCGCTACAAGGTCGGCGTGAAGATGAACCTGCCAGAGCACAAGCTGGAGAACATGCTCCACGCTCTGCCCTCCCTGCGCCGTCCCACCATCTCCCAGCTCGCCGGCGGTGGCTGGGTGGCCATCGAAACCATCATTGATGAATCGGTGGTCCGTGAAATCATCCCCCAACTGAAGGCGCTCGGCGCGGAGGGGATCATCGAATACCCTCTGAACAAGGTCGTCCATTGA
- the gpmI gene encoding 2,3-bisphosphoglycerate-independent phosphoglycerate mutase, producing the protein MSKKPVVLIIRDGWGINPGGKAKAVDNGDATLLARTPFHDHLYATYPWGKVSGSGEDVGLPEGQMGNSEVGHLNLGAGRVVYQDLTRINKAIREGELVKNPVLQEALSKAQGKRIHFLGLISDGGVHSHQDHLVALCNAAKAAGVNDIMVHAITDGRDTSPKGGAGYLAKLEADLAASGANIATVIGRYFAMDRDKRWERNKLAWDAIVLGRGEVKANKPSQAIQEAYATETRGDEFLPPLIFSHANEQRVRDGDVIFWFNFRADRARQLSVAFLDPEFKGFDREVQPKVEYYTLTEYDATYEAFGVKVVFTAESMNNILGQVVSAAGLKQLRSAETEKYPHVTFFFNGGVETPFPGEDRYLAISPKEVPTYDQKPQMSGPDVAFEVYRRLENYDLVIVNFANPDMVGHTGIVEAGVHAVETIDLGVQLLVEKTLALGGKLFITADHGNCEQMRNEDGSPHTAHTTNLVHGVYVAKDAHLFSVGDGKLADVAPTLLEMLGVPQPPEMTGKSLLRRS; encoded by the coding sequence ATGTCCAAGAAACCCGTTGTTCTGATCATCCGCGATGGCTGGGGAATCAACCCCGGCGGCAAAGCCAAGGCCGTGGACAATGGCGATGCGACCCTGCTGGCGCGCACGCCCTTCCACGATCATCTGTATGCCACCTATCCCTGGGGCAAGGTCAGCGGAAGTGGTGAGGACGTGGGCCTGCCGGAAGGCCAGATGGGCAACAGCGAAGTGGGCCACCTGAATCTCGGCGCGGGCCGCGTCGTGTATCAGGACCTGACCCGTATCAACAAGGCGATCCGCGAAGGCGAGTTGGTGAAAAATCCCGTGCTGCAGGAGGCGCTGAGCAAGGCACAGGGCAAGCGCATCCACTTCCTCGGCCTCATCAGCGATGGTGGGGTGCATTCTCACCAGGACCATCTCGTGGCCCTCTGCAATGCCGCGAAGGCGGCTGGGGTGAATGACATCATGGTACATGCGATCACGGATGGCCGCGACACTTCGCCGAAGGGTGGTGCGGGATACCTTGCCAAGCTGGAGGCGGATCTCGCGGCCAGTGGGGCGAATATTGCCACCGTCATCGGTCGTTACTTCGCCATGGACCGTGACAAGCGCTGGGAGCGCAACAAGCTCGCGTGGGATGCCATTGTGCTGGGTCGCGGTGAGGTGAAGGCCAACAAGCCGAGCCAGGCCATCCAGGAGGCATATGCCACCGAAACCCGTGGTGATGAATTCCTGCCGCCTCTCATCTTCAGCCATGCGAATGAGCAGCGTGTGCGCGACGGCGATGTGATCTTCTGGTTCAACTTCCGTGCCGACCGCGCGCGCCAGCTTTCCGTGGCCTTCCTCGATCCCGAGTTCAAGGGCTTCGACCGCGAGGTCCAGCCGAAGGTGGAGTACTACACCCTCACTGAATATGATGCCACCTATGAGGCGTTCGGCGTCAAGGTGGTATTCACGGCGGAAAGCATGAACAACATCCTCGGCCAGGTGGTGTCCGCCGCCGGGCTGAAACAGCTCCGATCCGCGGAGACGGAGAAATACCCGCACGTGACCTTCTTCTTCAATGGTGGCGTGGAGACACCCTTCCCTGGCGAAGATCGCTACCTCGCCATCAGCCCTAAGGAAGTGCCTACGTACGATCAGAAGCCGCAGATGAGCGGACCGGATGTGGCCTTCGAGGTGTATCGCCGTCTCGAGAACTACGATCTCGTGATCGTAAACTTCGCCAATCCGGACATGGTGGGCCACACGGGAATTGTGGAAGCCGGCGTGCATGCGGTGGAGACCATCGATCTCGGTGTGCAGCTCCTGGTGGAAAAGACCCTCGCATTGGGCGGCAAACTCTTCATCACCGCCGACCACGGAAACTGCGAGCAGATGCGCAATGAGGATGGCTCGCCGCACACCGCGCACACCACCAATCTGGTGCATGGCGTGTATGTGGCCAAGGACGCCCACCTCTTCTCCGTGGGCGATGGCAAACTGGCAGATGTCGCGCCGACGCTGCTGGAAATGCTGGGCGTGCCGCAGCCTCCTGAAATGACCGGCAAGTCCCTTCTGCGCCGAAGCTAA
- a CDS encoding MarR family winged helix-turn-helix transcriptional regulator, protein MPQDCAAELLEVVPMVMRAMRAEVRGHRAPELSMPQFRALAFIGRNEGAMLSDVANFLGQSLPAASKLVEGLVVAQFAIRRQDPTDRRKISLKLSPSGEAKHQAILSHARAFLSHKVEHLGEPQRSEILSAMRSLRSIFQPCQPMEVART, encoded by the coding sequence ATGCCCCAAGACTGCGCCGCCGAGTTGCTCGAGGTGGTGCCGATGGTCATGCGCGCCATGAGGGCAGAGGTGCGCGGGCATCGTGCCCCGGAGCTCTCGATGCCCCAGTTCCGAGCATTGGCCTTCATTGGCCGAAATGAGGGGGCCATGCTTTCTGACGTGGCCAACTTTCTGGGTCAGAGCCTGCCTGCCGCTTCGAAGCTGGTGGAGGGCCTCGTCGTGGCGCAGTTTGCGATTCGCCGCCAGGATCCCACGGACCGCCGCAAGATTTCTCTGAAGCTCAGCCCTTCGGGGGAAGCGAAGCACCAGGCCATACTCTCGCATGCCCGCGCCTTCCTCTCGCACAAGGTGGAGCACCTCGGAGAGCCGCAGCGTTCGGAGATCCTGTCCGCCATGCGCAGCCTGCGCAGCATTTTCCAGCCTTGCCAGCCCATGGAGGTGGCCCGCACCTGA